Within Paenibacillus albicereus, the genomic segment CGCGAGGCGGGCGATCTCCGATTCCTTGAGCGAGCGGGAGCGGAAAAGAAACAGCAGCAGCGGGTCGCCGACCCGCTCGCGCCGAGCCTGCAGCAGCCGGCCGAGCCCGAGCTCCCCGGCTCCAACCGCTTCCGCGCCGCCGGACGAGGCGGCGTCCCGCAGCCGCCGCAGCGCCTTGTCGAGCGTATGCACCGAGATGCCGAGCCGCTCCGCCGACTCCTTGCGGCTGAACGCCCCGCCCGTCAGCGCGAGCAGCCGCAGCAGCTCGATCTCCTTGTCGAAGCTCTCTCTAGCCATGTCTACTCCTCCTCCTTCCGTCCGTTTTCAGCCGAACCTTCTGTATTCGTGAACAACCGCGCGAGTTCCTGCTCCGGCGGCGGAGAGGGGCAGCATCATCCGGCAGTCCGATGAGCAGCGGCCGAACGCCGGCGCCGTCTTTTTTCCGCTGCTTCGCCATACTTCCGCCCTGTTCCGGCGCTCCGCCCGAAGCTATGATGAAGCGGAAAGGTCAGGCGACAGGCGGGAACTTCGGCCGCAGGCCCTGTTCCGCAGTGCCGGGACGCTGATCCGACTGGCATGCTACGGCCGTCCTTTCTCTCGTTCATTCACCGGGTTCGAATCCCGGACGCTCCGTCCGGAGCGTTCATGGTCGATGAATTCAAAAAGGCGAAGAGCCTATGAACGCAGTACCCGAGGGACCGGCATCCGATTCCGCCGATCCGCGCCGGCCGCGCCGTCATGGGCGGCGCCGGGAGCAGGCCATGAAGCCCCTGCGCCGGCGGCGGCACGAAGGACGATTTCCTGAGGCGATCGCCCGCTCGCGATCCACCTTGCGCCACGGCGCGAGGAAGGCGCGAGCGGGACAGCGGCGGGAGGGCGTCCGGACGCCGCCTGCCCGCAGGCGCTCCGCCTACGCTTCCGGGGCGCGGACGAAACGGACGGATGCCGCCCTGTCCCGGCTGACAAGAGCCCGAGCAGCTTGCCCATGCGGCGCATCGCCGCCGGGGCGGCTCGCGGCTTGCCCGATAGAGAAGGAGATGATCTTATGTTTGAGACTGCGACGATCAAGCCGACCGAGCGCGGCTTGCTGTACCGGAGAGGAAGCTATGCGGGAGTGCTCCTGCCCGGGACGAAGCGGCTGAACCGGCTGCGCCGCGAGACCGCGGTCGCCTGCCGCGTCGACGAGCCGTTCCTGCCGCCAGACGGCCCGCTCGCCGTCTACCTGCAGGATGCCAGGCTTGCCGAGCAGCTGGAGGTTGTGGAGGTCGGCGACGGCGAGTACGCCGCACATCGCATCGACGGGCGCTTCGAGCGGCTGCTGCTGCCGGGCCTGCATGCCTTCTGGAAGGCGGGCGGCCAGCACGGCTTCCAGCGCATCGATACGCGCGAGCCGGATGTCTCGGCCGCGCTCGAGCCGGAGCTCGCGGACCGGATCGGACCGTATGCGTCGACGCTGGAGGTGGAGAGCGGGGAGCGGGGCTTCCTTTTTTACGACCATGAGCTGCAGCGCGAGCTCGGTCCGGGACGCTACCGGTTCTGGCGCGGTCCGGTCAAGGCGTCGATCCAGAAGGTCGATCTGCGACGCCAGCAGCTCGAGCTGCACGGGCAGGAGATGATGACCGCCGACAAGGTGACGCTGCGGCTCAACTTCGTCAGCACGTACCGCGTCAGCGACCCTCGGCGCACGCTGGAGATCCGCTCGCTGTCCGAACATCTGCACGCCTCGCTGCAGCTGATCCTGCGCGACATCGTCGCCGCGAGGACGCTCGACCGCCTGCTCGCCGCGCGCGACGAGGCGGCGTCCGAGGCGCTGGAGCGGCTGCGGGCAGTCGGGGCCGCGAGCGGGGTCGAGTTCCTCGGGACGGGCATCAAGGACGTCATCCTGCCGGGCGAGATGCGCGACATTCTCAATACGGTGCTGCTGGCGGAGAAGAAAGCCCAGGCGAACCTCATCACCCGCCGCGAGGAGACGGCTTCGACGCGCAGCCTGCTCAACACGGCGAAGCTGATGGAGGACAACGAGACGCTGTACCGGCTGAAGGAGATGGAGATGCTCGAGCGGCTCGTCGAGCGCATGGACCGCATCACGCTCGACGCGGGCAGTCCGGTGCTGGAGCAGCTTGCCCGGCTTGCCGGCGGCGCGGGACGGCGCTGAAGTCCCGAGACGGGCGGTTCCCTGCGAACCGCCCGAATTTTTATTCTTTTGGGAGCATAAGGAAAAGGGAACCGTTTCAGGCCTGCGATCCGTAGTATAATGATCGTTGTGCGCCTGAAGGCGAACAGCACTCTATTGACATGGCTTTTTACCTACATAGGGAGGTCGGACAATCATGCAGCAACCGCAACCACTGAGGCCGATGGGGATCGGCCGCATTCTCGACCGCAGCTTCCAGCTGTACCGCACCCACTTCACGACGCTGGCGATCATCATGCTGGCGCTGTACGGACCGATGGCGATCGTCTCGATGGCGCTAGCCACCGATTCGTCCAACACGTACTCCGGCCTGATCGATTCGTTGCGCGATGGCGGACTCGACGGCTACCTGCAGTCGGTCGAGGCGCAGGAAGGCGCAGGGCTGAGCGGCGGCGCCGTGCTGGCCGCCTTGCTCGGCTTCGTGCTCATGCTGCTGCTCGGACCGGTCTCGGTCGCGGCGATCGTGCATCTCGTGCAGGCGCATCTGCGGGGCGAGGACATTCCGAGCGCGGGCGAGCTGCTCAAAAAGGGCTTCCGCCGCCTGTGGCCGTTGACCGGCAGCACGCTGCTGTACGGCATCATCATGATCGGACTTTACGTGCTCGTCGTATTCGCGTTCGCGCTGGTCGGCGGCCTGATGTTCGCCGCGGCTCTGTCCGGCACGAGCGGTCCTTCCGGCGTAGCCTTCCTGCTGATTTTCGCGGCGTTCATCGGCGTTTTCCTGCTCATCACGTTCTTCGCGATCCGCTGGGCGTTCTACCTGCCGTTCGTCGCGCTTGACGAGAGCGGCACGGGCGTCGGCGCGAGCTGGCGTCTGACCAAGGGCAGCTTCTGGCGCCTGCTGCTGCTCTACCTCGTGCTTTCCATTCTGCTCGCCATCTTCACCGGGGTGCTGAACCTCGGCTCGGCCGCCATCTTCGGCGGAGGCGTGCTGAATTCCCTCGTCGACGCGCTCGTCTCGATCCTGATCGGCTCGCTCTGGGTGCTGCCGTATGCGATTACGTTCTTCGACCTGCGCGTGCGCCGCGAGGGCTGGGGACTCGATACGCTGCTGGACGGAGCGCAGCCGTACGGCGGCCAGGCGCCGCCTCCGCCTCCTGCGAGCTGGGGCGGCGGCTACGGCGCGCCGGACCGTCCGGACCGTCCGGATGACAGCTCCGGGGGCGGCCCTCGTCCATGACGGAAAGGGAACAGCTGGAGGAAATCCTCTCCCGCGAAGAATATTCCGCCTATCGCAAGGAGCCGGGCTTTTCCTTGTGGGACTGGATCGTGGAGAAGCTCGGCAAGCTGCTGGCGGCGATCTTCCCCGACCTGAAGCCCGGGCCAGGCACGGTCAGCTTCCTGTCCGTCCTGATCGTGATCGCGCTCGCGGCCTTTCTCGGCTGGATGGTCTGGCTGCTGACGCGCCGCTTCGGGCCGAGGGGGCGGCTGCGCCCCGGCGCCTGGATGGAGCCGGGAGAGGATAGCCGCTCCTGGCGGCATTACGCTCGGCTCGGCGAGGGCTTCGCCGCTCAGAGAGAGTGGAGGGACGGCGTGCGCGCCGTCTTTCTCGCTTTTCTGTTCCGGCTGGAGGAGCGCGGGGAGCTGAGGGTCGAGGCGTGGAAGACGAATCGCGAATACTTGGACGAGCTGGCCGCAGCCGGCTCGCCGCATGCGCCGGAGCTCCGGACGGCGATGTCTCTGTTCGAGCGCATCTGGTACGGCCGGATGGAGGCCGAGCAGGCTCCGTACGACGAGCTCAAGGCGCTGTTGGACAAAGCGGACGGCAGGGAGGTGCCGCAATGAGGAAGGGGACCAAGCGCAGCTTCGGGCTGCTCGCCCTGCTGGCGGCCCTGTTCCTGCTGCTCGGCCTGCTGCTGGGTCGGCCGCAGCTACGGGACGAGTCGCCGAACCTGAGCTTCTCGTCGGACACGGACGGGCTCCAGGCATGGCGGGAGCTGCTTGATGAGCGGCATCCGCTCGTCGGCGAGTGGCGGCTGCGCTGGGACGAGCTCCCGCAAGGCTCGGGCCGGCTGCTGATCGCAGCGGAGCCGGCCGGCGTCAGCGGCGTCGAGTGGAAGGCGCTGGAGGAGTGGCTGAAGCGCGGCAATTCCGCGCTGCTGCTCGGAGATTTGCCGGATCAGCCGTTCTGGGAGCTGACGGGAAGCGGAAGCGCAGCGGCGGAGGACGGCGATGCGGCCGGGGAGGGAGATGCGGCCGAAGAAACGTCGGACGAGGGGTCCGCATCCGACAACAAGGCCGGGTCGGACCACGAGGCTTTGCCCTCCGCAGTGGAAGCGGAGGCGCTGCTCGGCCCGGGCGCCTATGAGGCGCTGACCGATACGTCGGTACGGATCGCCGTCCTGGACGGCGAAGGCTCCGCGCTCGTCGCTGACGAGCGCGGCACGCTCGCGGCGCGCAAGAGCGTCGGCGCCGGCTCGGTGACGCTCGCCGTAGAACCGCGCTGGATGCAGAACGGCACGGCGCTCAAGGGCTCGCATGCGGAGCTGATGGGCGCGCTGCTGGAGGGGAGCTGGACGGAGATGCTGTTCGACGAGCAGCATCACGGCTATACGTCCGCGCCCGGCGCGTTCGCCGTCCTGCCCCGCCCGCTGCTGCTGGCGAGCGCGCTGCTGCTGCTTGCGCTGCTGCTCGCGCTCTGGAGCGCGGGCAAGCGCTTCGGTCCGACGCGCGTGCCGCGCGAGTGGACGACGCGGCGCGGCGACGAGACGGTGCGGGCGCTGGCGGCCTGGTACGAGCGCTTCGGCCTGATGGACGAGGCGCTGGACCGGCAGCGCGGGCGGCTGAGGCAGCAGCTGGC encodes:
- a CDS encoding slipin family protein, which codes for MFETATIKPTERGLLYRRGSYAGVLLPGTKRLNRLRRETAVACRVDEPFLPPDGPLAVYLQDARLAEQLEVVEVGDGEYAAHRIDGRFERLLLPGLHAFWKAGGQHGFQRIDTREPDVSAALEPELADRIGPYASTLEVESGERGFLFYDHELQRELGPGRYRFWRGPVKASIQKVDLRRQQLELHGQEMMTADKVTLRLNFVSTYRVSDPRRTLEIRSLSEHLHASLQLILRDIVAARTLDRLLAARDEAASEALERLRAVGAASGVEFLGTGIKDVILPGEMRDILNTVLLAEKKAQANLITRREETASTRSLLNTAKLMEDNETLYRLKEMEMLERLVERMDRITLDAGSPVLEQLARLAGGAGRR
- a CDS encoding glycerophosphoryl diester phosphodiesterase membrane domain-containing protein, translated to MQQPQPLRPMGIGRILDRSFQLYRTHFTTLAIIMLALYGPMAIVSMALATDSSNTYSGLIDSLRDGGLDGYLQSVEAQEGAGLSGGAVLAALLGFVLMLLLGPVSVAAIVHLVQAHLRGEDIPSAGELLKKGFRRLWPLTGSTLLYGIIMIGLYVLVVFAFALVGGLMFAAALSGTSGPSGVAFLLIFAAFIGVFLLITFFAIRWAFYLPFVALDESGTGVGASWRLTKGSFWRLLLLYLVLSILLAIFTGVLNLGSAAIFGGGVLNSLVDALVSILIGSLWVLPYAITFFDLRVRREGWGLDTLLDGAQPYGGQAPPPPPASWGGGYGAPDRPDRPDDSSGGGPRP
- a CDS encoding DUF4129 domain-containing protein; translation: MTEREQLEEILSREEYSAYRKEPGFSLWDWIVEKLGKLLAAIFPDLKPGPGTVSFLSVLIVIALAAFLGWMVWLLTRRFGPRGRLRPGAWMEPGEDSRSWRHYARLGEGFAAQREWRDGVRAVFLAFLFRLEERGELRVEAWKTNREYLDELAAAGSPHAPELRTAMSLFERIWYGRMEAEQAPYDELKALLDKADGREVPQ
- a CDS encoding DUF4350 domain-containing protein, with protein sequence MRKGTKRSFGLLALLAALFLLLGLLLGRPQLRDESPNLSFSSDTDGLQAWRELLDERHPLVGEWRLRWDELPQGSGRLLIAAEPAGVSGVEWKALEEWLKRGNSALLLGDLPDQPFWELTGSGSAAAEDGDAAGEGDAAEETSDEGSASDNKAGSDHEALPSAVEAEALLGPGAYEALTDTSVRIAVLDGEGSALVADERGTLAARKSVGAGSVTLAVEPRWMQNGTALKGSHAELMGALLEGSWTEMLFDEQHHGYTSAPGAFAVLPRPLLLASALLLLALLLALWSAGKRFGPTRVPREWTTRRGDETVRALAAWYERFGLMDEALDRQRGRLRQQLAQRWGLPASASPEQAAAAARSRWSEEDALRLQRALEERPLQADGRKAARREFTARSKEASELAALLRGGADPGRGQRR